Proteins encoded together in one Anopheles darlingi chromosome 3, idAnoDarlMG_H_01, whole genome shotgun sequence window:
- the LOC125956897 gene encoding ARL14 effector protein, with product MSESGDSFNPEIDPTPSKMQRRKSRGTRNLLEDNSKFLANFDPGISRREKRKLAQIIPLQQTETRNRKSSLYNEQGWLRESRRNLCDCLDFTCPGCHFPCPSCDSAMCGPVCRRNRRWMYEQIVHDSKEKIITNELIKKNTPPQKHPVKN from the coding sequence ATGAGTGAGAGTGGAGATTCGTTTAATCCGGAGATTGATCCCACGCCCAGCAAGATGCAACGACGGAAATCACGAGGCACCCGGAACCTGCTAGAAGATAACTCCAAATTTCTGGCCAATTTCGATCCCGGAATTTCACGGCGCGAGAAGCGAAAGCTGGCCCAGATTATTCCTTTGCAACAGACGGaaacaagaaacagaaaatCGAGTCTGTACAACGAACAGGGATGGCTGAGAGAAAGCAGAAGGAACTTGTGCGATTGTCTGGACTTTACCTGCCCCGGATGCCACTTCCCTTGTCCGTCCTGCGACAGCGCAATGTGTGGTCCCGTCTGTCGCCGCAATCGGCGCTGGATGTATGAGCAGATTGTCCACGATTCAAAGGAGAAGATCATCACGAACGAACTGATCAAGAAGAACACCCCGCCGCAAAAGCATCCGGTGAAGAATTAA